From the Stieleria sp. JC731 genome, the window AACGGCATAAACCGCAAAAACATGAGCCGTACGGCGTTTGCCGCGGTTCCGTGCGGTTTGGTGCCGGGGTCTGATAAGAAGGAAGCTCTGATAGTGCGAGCAACAATCAGCCGCATCGCGCGAGCGAGCGGTTTGTTGTCTTGCCCTATGCCACTAACCGCGGGCTGGCGCCGCGCGGCTGATGTAGTGCGCTGCGTTGTGCAAAGTTCAAGAGCTGTATCAACCGTCGCTATCGCGAATGCGGTGCAAGCGTCAGCTGTCTCATCAGCCGTACGGCGTTAGCCGCGGATGCTGGACCTGAAGTCAATGTGCACGAAACCGGGGCTAACGCCCATCGGCTGATGAGTGGAGTCAGGCCAGGTGTGGCCTAACGTCTCGCTGGTGATTTGAAACGTCCTAAAGATCACCAAGTTTCACTTGATCATTTCGAAATTCTTTTGGCTCTTTGCGCGATACCGTTTTGATGCAGCGTCAAGGCATAGGCTGGACCGTTGCTTCGCAAATGAAATTCGAGCTGGGCTTTTACACTTCGGTAGGACCACTTCGTCGGTGAATCCGCAAACACTTGCTGCGTCGGTTGATTTGTGATCCCAACCAACAGCCGCTGCCCCTCCAATTTGACGTCGAAGATGAAGTTGGGATTCAATTGGTAGCGACCGACCAACCTTTCCGGAGCCACCTCCATGTCTGCTGCAGAAGACGCATCCGTCGCATTGTTCTTTTGAACCTTTGCATACTTGGTCATCAAATAGCTGACCATCTCATCGCACGCCGGAAAGGCCTGCGGTTCACCAGTATTGGTGCAAACGATCGCCGCAAAGTTTGACTCTGGCAAAACCCAGATCAAAGAAAATGTATTCGTATTCGATCCGGCATGATTCAGTGCCGGGCCAAAGGGCGTGTCCAAACAAATCCAACCGCCTCCGTATTTAGCTCCTGATGGACTTTGCTCGACCTGTGGAAGATGAAGATGATCGAACGTGGCCTGCGATTTAAGGACGGGTTCTGGCTTTCCCTTTAAATGCCAATGCGCGTACTTCGCATAGTCTTCGATGGAAATATTGACGGTTCCGGCGGCCGCGTAGACAGACGGATTTTCAGCTCCCACGGTACGAGGATCTACGGGGGTTCCGTCCGCTTGATGCCCCCACAATATCGGCGCTCGCAATCTTTTCGCAGAAGCGAGTGTGCGAAAGTCTGCAGATCGCATGTCGAGCGGAGCAAACAAATGTTTTTGCATCAGCGACTCGTACGACTCTTTGGCACGCGTTTCCAGCATTGCTGAAGCGATCGCATAGCCCAGATTCGAATAGTGATACTTGCCCTGTGGATTTGTTGGTGCAGAGCCGAGCACCACCTTTAACATTCGGCGGCGTTCAAGCGGGGCTGACTGTTTCTCTTCAAAGAAAGCCGCCCATGCCGACGGTGACAGGTCGGAAATGTTCGTTGGCAAGCCACTTTGATGAGTCAAAAGCTGGTCGAGCGTAACCGACTTCAGTTTCGGATGGATGTCTTTGTCCGTCGCGTTTGGCCAGACGTCTCCGATCGTGGTTGTCCATTCAATCTTGTTGGCGTCCACCAAAACGCCAGCCAAGGTCGCCGTCATGGACTTGGTGTTCGAGCCGATCGGAAATCGATCAGAGAGCGAAACTCGATCCGTTGTTCCTCGCTTTCGAACACCGAAGCAGTCCGCCTGAACAATCCCTTCGGAACTGATCAAGACGACTGCCATTGCCGGCACATTTTTATCGCGACAGGTCGAAGCGAGCTTTGCCGAAAGCTCGTCAGAAGTGCTTTGGCAAAACGCTTCCGTTTGCACAGAAAGCAAAGCGAATATCGATAAAGAACCAAGCCATGTTCTTCGAGACAGAACACCAGTCCAATTTGACCGTGGCCACTTCATAGATCGTCTTGGGATTGGGGAGATGTCGCGGCAGGGAGGATCGAGTCGACCACAAGACTCAGTTGCCCTAGTCGCCACGGAATATCTCCATACGAACCGGTCCTATACTCTTGGTCACTCGCACCTTGGAAAACCAACTGCAAATCTGTTGGCGAGATTTCCATCCGCTGGTCATTTGATTCACGGATCAGTTCTCCATGGCTGTAGGACTGGGCCCAAGAATCGGCTTGATTGGTCACGTTAATTGGTGACACAAATGGCTTTTCCAAAGAATCTGCAAGAGGCTTCCACGTGGAAGCGAGATTGTCGGCCAAATAGGCTTTGAAATAGCGTCGCCGTCCTTGCTGAGCTTCGACGAACGTCAAATACTTGCCAGTGTTCGAAATCGCATAAGTATGGCTGGCTTCAAAGATGTCAGCGTGCAATGCGACGACTGGATCAGACCAACCTGAATCAGGAAAGTCAGATAGCTTTGTTTGAGCTCGCCACATCCTTCCGTCCAACGATGTAAAAAACAAAAAGGCATCTTGCTCGTCACAGATCACCCAAAAATCGAGCCCCGCTTTCATGCCTTCTTTGACGACGTAGAGAGGCTTGGGTCGGGTCCAGCCTTGAGCGTTGGTAATGTCTTTGTTGGTGGAAAAACAAGGGCCGTACTTTAATCCGCGAGAACTGTCGACGGCTTGGTAGATCAAATACCACGTCTGCTGTGGTTCGAAGAAAAAGATTTGCGGCGCACCGTGGTATTCATCAGTGAGATCAAGGATCTGCCAGTCCGCTTGGTTGGCTTGTTCCCAATGGTCAAATGAAAGGTATCCGATCCGGATTCGGCCATTGCCCTCCAGCTTTTTTCGAACAGAACAAAACATGTGCCAGCGGCCATCATGCCGGACAACGGAAGGATCCTTAATCGCTAGCCATGGGTGGTCTGGCGATTCGGGCAACTTTCCGTCTGCAACTGAGATCAGAGGCGAGCCCACCTTCCAACGAAAGGTGCCGTCAAACCAAGACGGCGTTTCTGGAGTTTGGGCAATGGCGCTTGCTGAAGGGATTGTCAGTGAGAAGATCAGCAATATCGCCGACGACAGAATCTGCCGCGAGTTGATCGCGTGAGGCACCTGAAGGGACATCACTTGAATCGATCGTGACCAAATCGGTCCGACTGCCTGAGCCATCGTTTTTTCGCCTCGCTGGAGTATTGCCACAAGTCGAAAGCACCACTTTCCAGCGTGTTCTGGGGGTGGGCTCGTCGGCGCGGCCAAAATGCTTACGATTTAGCTCCATCATAAACGATTACCCCCTACCCTACCGAGGCTTCCCACCATGGCCCGATTGGCCCACCATGTTTTCTTCACACTGAAAGACAAAAGCGACGCTGCCGTTGAAAGTTTGCTGAGCGATGCCAAAGAATATCTGGACAACCATGACGGCGTTATCGACTTTGCCGTCGGCCGTCGCGACACCGAGCTAAGCCGCGAAGTGAATGTGAAGTACGACGTTTCGCTTCACGTCATTTTCAAAGATCGCGCCACTCACGACGTCTACCAAACCGCGCCACGCCACGTGACGTTTATCGAGCGTCAAAAAGAAAACTGGGCTCAGGTGCAAGTTTGCGACAGCTTGCTCGAAGAGTAGGCGACGAAGTACCTACGGGTTCCCTAATCGGAAGCATCGGTGATTAGTTCCAAACGACCGCCTGCTGCCAACCGACCTCAATAATCCGCAGCTCCGGTAGCCAAACCCGGAGCTGCGCCGCGTTGGTTTTACAGGAGTCGTCGCCCTGAGGAACCGTCGCAGTCAAAACGAGACGTTCAACCTCGACCCCTTCGGCACGGGCCGCGCGACAAGTGGCGACGGTTTCGTGAATCACTCCCAAGCGGTTCGGTGCGACAAGAACAAGCTTCGTCTCAAATTCGCGGTTTTCGGAAAACTTTCGATACAGATCAATGTTCAACATCGAATCCGCGATCGGGCTAAACAAGCCGCCGGCGCCTTCGACAACGAGGTGGTCACACAGTCGCTGCCATCGAACCGCTCCTTCATATAGCAGATCGGTGTCCACTTGTGTTCCCTCTTGCCGCGCCGCTTCGTCGGGTGCCAGTGGAGCCAAGAACCTTTGCGGGCAAATCAGCTCCGGTGCAACATGCTCGCCAAGAGATTGAGCCAACGCGTCCGCGTCCGACGAGGTTCTTTCGCTAAAATTGCTGCTAGGACCGATGCAACCACTGGCCACCGGTTTATAAACTCCGACTCGCCGGTGTTCACGCTGAAGTATTTGCGCTAGATTGGCGGCGATGTAGGTTTTACCGACGTCAGTGCCGGTCCCGGAAACAAAAGTCAGTTTCATTTTACGAATCAGGTTTCACGCACAGTGACATCACAGAAGAACGTCAAGGTTGGATTGGTTCAAAGTGTTTACGCCGGTTCACCAGCGGCGATGTTGGATCACACCGAAGGCATGATCGAACAGGCGGTAGCCGAAGGATCCAAGATTGTTTGCCTGCAGGAAGTCTTTGCAATGCCGTATCCGTGCCAAAGCGAAGACCATTGCAATTTTGACTTTGCCGAGCCACTCGATGGCCCCACCGTTCAGCGAATGCAAAAGATCGCTATGCAGTGGGAATGTGTCATCGTCGTCCCGATGTTCGAGCGGCGTGCTCCGGGTGTTTACCACAATTCGGTGGTCGTCGTCGAAGCCGACGGAACGATCGCTGGCGTGTACCGAAAAATGCACATCCCGGACGATCCGTTGTTCTACGAGAAGTTTTACTTCACGCCCGGCGACATGGGTTTCAAACCGATTCAAACTCGATACGGCAAACTGGGTGTCGGAATTTGCTGGGACCAGTGGTTCCCCGAAGCCGCCCGACTGTTTGCTCTCGCTGGTGCCGAGATCCTCATTTATCCGACAGCTATCGGCTGGATTTTAGAGGAAAAGGAAGAGTTCGGTGCTGGCCAACGCGACGCGTGGCAAACCGCGATGCGAGCCCATGCGATCGCCAACGGTCTATGGCTGGTCGCTCCAAACCGTGTCGGTATCGAAGGACAAATTGAGTTCTGGGGTTCCTCGTTCATCGCATCGCCCCGCGGCGAAGTGATCGTCCAAGGCGGTGACAAGGAAAGCGAAGTCTTGTGCACCGAATGCAATCTGGACGAGATTGACGTCGTGCGAACCCACTGGCCGTTTCTTCGCGACAGACGAATCGATGCCTACGATGGGCTGCTGAAACGCTACATCGACTGATTCGATGTCGTGCGGCGTCGATCGAGTAACGGGTTTGCAAGGTTTCATACCGATCTCCTGAACTCGAACTGATGACGAGCCAATCCGTGAAGGGGCTGAGTTGACTCGTTGTGTGTTGACTCGTTGTGCGTTGACCTGTTGTGTCCCAGTTGATGAGATGAAGAGTCCTATGAACTGGATCAACCAAGCAACAAAACTGGTCGACTGTGGCCCCGGTATCGCAATGGGAACCGACAAGCTTCCCTACCGTGAACTGTTCATTGTCGAAGGTGACTCGGCTTCAAAGTCCGTCGCGAGATCTCGCGATCCCCGGTACCAAGCGGTCTTGCCGATGCAAGGCAAACCGATGAACGCGGTAAAGGCGAGCCGAGCGTCAATTCGGCGCAACCAGTGGTACGACGCTTTTGTCGCATCCATCGGACTCGGCTGGGATGATCCTGATCTTCAAAAGCTGCGTTATCGCCGCATTCTGTTGCTATTCGACCCCGATGCCGATGGCATTCACTGTGGCGCATTGATGTTGATGTTCATCGAGCGTTTCTTTCCAGTGTTGCTGGAACAAAACTTTGTCAGCTTGATCAAGGCGCCGATGTTTCAAGTCACCGGTAAACGGAAAGACGAACACCTTCAATTGGCAAGCGAAGAACAATTGCGCAAGGTCCAAACGACGCTCGACGAACAAGGGATTGCTTACACGTATCAACGATACCGAGGCTTGGCGAGTCTCTGCGAACAAGTTCTGATGGAAACTTGCTTGGACCCGAACAGTCGAACGGCGTTTCTGCTCGGAATGGAAGACGCCAAGATGGCTCGCAAAGTTTTCATGTCTGGGTATGTAAGTTAGAGGGTTTATATCTCCAGTAGTCACATCTCGCGAATTCGGCGGGAAAGAACGGTACCTTCACGGAATGAAGGGCGACGATAGAAAACCAACAGACTATCGGCTTCCGCAGTTGCCTCTGTATCGAAAAATTATCGCCACCGGACTACAATCGCCGCTGCGAATCGCCAGGTGCCGTTCAGACTATCGGGCTTTTATCCATCAAAGTTTCGGCCCGATAATCCAAGGTGA encodes:
- a CDS encoding serine hydrolase — protein: MQTEAFCQSTSDELSAKLASTCRDKNVPAMAVVLISSEGIVQADCFGVRKRGTTDRVSLSDRFPIGSNTKSMTATLAGVLVDANKIEWTTTIGDVWPNATDKDIHPKLKSVTLDQLLTHQSGLPTNISDLSPSAWAAFFEEKQSAPLERRRMLKVVLGSAPTNPQGKYHYSNLGYAIASAMLETRAKESYESLMQKHLFAPLDMRSADFRTLASAKRLRAPILWGHQADGTPVDPRTVGAENPSVYAAAGTVNISIEDYAKYAHWHLKGKPEPVLKSQATFDHLHLPQVEQSPSGAKYGGGWICLDTPFGPALNHAGSNTNTFSLIWVLPESNFAAIVCTNTGEPQAFPACDEMVSYLMTKYAKVQKNNATDASSAADMEVAPERLVGRYQLNPNFIFDVKLEGQRLLVGITNQPTQQVFADSPTKWSYRSVKAQLEFHLRSNGPAYALTLHQNGIAQRAKRISK
- a CDS encoding non-reducing end alpha-L-arabinofuranosidase family hydrolase codes for the protein MAQAVGPIWSRSIQVMSLQVPHAINSRQILSSAILLIFSLTIPSASAIAQTPETPSWFDGTFRWKVGSPLISVADGKLPESPDHPWLAIKDPSVVRHDGRWHMFCSVRKKLEGNGRIRIGYLSFDHWEQANQADWQILDLTDEYHGAPQIFFFEPQQTWYLIYQAVDSSRGLKYGPCFSTNKDITNAQGWTRPKPLYVVKEGMKAGLDFWVICDEQDAFLFFTSLDGRMWRAQTKLSDFPDSGWSDPVVALHADIFEASHTYAISNTGKYLTFVEAQQGRRRYFKAYLADNLASTWKPLADSLEKPFVSPINVTNQADSWAQSYSHGELIRESNDQRMEISPTDLQLVFQGASDQEYRTGSYGDIPWRLGQLSLVVDSILPAATSPQSQDDL
- a CDS encoding Dabb family protein yields the protein MARLAHHVFFTLKDKSDAAVESLLSDAKEYLDNHDGVIDFAVGRRDTELSREVNVKYDVSLHVIFKDRATHDVYQTAPRHVTFIERQKENWAQVQVCDSLLEE
- the bioD gene encoding dethiobiotin synthase, with protein sequence MKLTFVSGTGTDVGKTYIAANLAQILQREHRRVGVYKPVASGCIGPSSNFSERTSSDADALAQSLGEHVAPELICPQRFLAPLAPDEAARQEGTQVDTDLLYEGAVRWQRLCDHLVVEGAGGLFSPIADSMLNIDLYRKFSENREFETKLVLVAPNRLGVIHETVATCRAARAEGVEVERLVLTATVPQGDDSCKTNAAQLRVWLPELRIIEVGWQQAVVWN
- a CDS encoding carbon-nitrogen hydrolase, with protein sequence MTSQKNVKVGLVQSVYAGSPAAMLDHTEGMIEQAVAEGSKIVCLQEVFAMPYPCQSEDHCNFDFAEPLDGPTVQRMQKIAMQWECVIVVPMFERRAPGVYHNSVVVVEADGTIAGVYRKMHIPDDPLFYEKFYFTPGDMGFKPIQTRYGKLGVGICWDQWFPEAARLFALAGAEILIYPTAIGWILEEKEEFGAGQRDAWQTAMRAHAIANGLWLVAPNRVGIEGQIEFWGSSFIASPRGEVIVQGGDKESEVLCTECNLDEIDVVRTHWPFLRDRRIDAYDGLLKRYID
- a CDS encoding toprim domain-containing protein; translated protein: MNWINQATKLVDCGPGIAMGTDKLPYRELFIVEGDSASKSVARSRDPRYQAVLPMQGKPMNAVKASRASIRRNQWYDAFVASIGLGWDDPDLQKLRYRRILLLFDPDADGIHCGALMLMFIERFFPVLLEQNFVSLIKAPMFQVTGKRKDEHLQLASEEQLRKVQTTLDEQGIAYTYQRYRGLASLCEQVLMETCLDPNSRTAFLLGMEDAKMARKVFMSGYVS